The window GCTGCGCAGCAGCGCAAGCGCGTAGACGGCTGCACCGCCGACTACGCAAACCAAGGCGATTGCGCTAGCGCTCAATCGCTCAGGTACGTGCCACGCCGCCGCAGCAGGCATGGCCAGAAGCTGCAGCGCTGCGAGGCAGCCGCCCATCAGCCCCACGGCAAGCAGCGGACTGACGGCGTACGGCCGCAGCGCGAAGCGCGCCCCGGTGCAGCGGCGCAGCTGCACCAGATTCAGCCCCGCCGCAGCGGCATAGGCGATCACCGCGCTCAGCGCGGCGCCGTCGATGCCCCAGCGGGGCATGAGCACCACATTGCCTAGTGCTTTCAGCACGATGGCAACGAGCAGGGCCTTCACCGGCGTGCGGATCGCGCCGGCGCCCTGGAGAACGCTGGCCGAGACAGCGTTCACCGTACTAAACAAGGCCGTGAAGGCCAGCACGGCCATCGTCCAGCTGGCCTCATCACTTTTGTATAGCATCACGTTAATCGGCACTGCTGCAAAGGCAAGTCCGAACGAGGCTCCGAGCCCGATAAGCCAGGAAAGCCTTATCGCCATCTCAGCCCTAAAGCCAATGAGTTCGTCCTGCCTTCTTGCCTTGGCTTCTGCTAGAGCAGGAACTAGCACGGCGGACATAGAGGAAGCGATCATGACAACGAGCTGAACGAGAGGAAACCCTCGGTTATAAAGCCCGAACTGCCGCATGGCCTCCTCCTCGCTCCCTTGCGCAGCCTCGAGAAGCCGCGGCATGGTAAACGTGTCGACAAGCGTGAGTAGAGGAACCACGATAGCGCCTAAACAAACTGGAATCGCATAAGCCGTAATGCGTTTCGCCCAGTCCCAGGAAGAGAGTTCCTTGGGCGGCATCATGTCTTTTCGCTTTTCATTCGACCCCTGCCAATTCAGTTCTTTCGACAGCAGCCCGTCACCTTCACTCATTACATCCTGCCTCTGTCCCTCTGTATCCCCAGACTGCCACCGATCCTCTTCATTCACTCCATGCTCCCGTATCCGTTCCCGCTCCTGTCTCATCGCCCTCCGCCAATAAACATACATCACCAACAGCCCAGCCGCAGCACCTGTCACGGAGCCAAACGTTGCTCCAGCAGCAATCCACTCCTCGTCATAAGCTAAGGCCACCATATAGAGCAGCAGCGCGACCATGGTGATCACCCTTATAAGCTGCTCAATCACTTGTGAAACAGCCGTAGGCACCATATTTTGATACCCTTGGAAATAACCGCGCAGGACAGCAAGCATCGGGGATAGCAGCAGCGCGAAGGATACGCTTCGGATCGCCCTCTCTGTCTGGCTAATTCCAATCCAACGGGCAATCTCACTTGCTCCGAAGTACAACAGAACAAACATTACAAAACCGGAGCTCATTAAAATGGCTGTGGAGACATGGACAATACGTCTAGCCCCTTGATAATCACCTTCAATAGCTCGTTCGGCTACGAACTTGGATACGGCTACCGGAAATCCAGCTGTGGCCGCAAACAAAATTAGAATATAGAGCGGATAAACCGCATTATAAATACCAAAAGCCGTATCACCGGCTACATTTTGCAGCGGAATCTTCTGCAGTGTTCCCAATAGTTTAGAGAGAATAGCGGCAGCCCCAAGGAGAGCAGCACCTCTTAACAGCTTGGCACCCTGTTTACCGACATTCCTCTGGAGCTCCTCTTTATTACCTTGATGCCCCTTGTCGGTGTCCCCCATCTTACTTCTCCTCTACCCTGACTTCACGCATATAGACATATTATAACGAAATCAGCCATGGCAGACAAAAAAAGCTTCACTTACAGATGCAGGGGCATCTCGGTAAGGAAGCCTTTATGTCTTATTTTTCTTTCATTGCTCCATCTGCTTGGCCAAAAATCCAGCCGCTGTCTCTACCATCTTAACTTCCATATTCCCCATTTTCACATTCTCATCTTTGGAGAGCAAAATGACACATCCAATAGGGTCGCCACCAGCTACAATCGGAGCGGCTACAAAAGAAGAGAATGTTTCACTTGTATCCTTGATAAGCTCAAATTGACCACTGCCACTTTCCAGAATCGCTTTGCGATTTTCCATACAGGATTCAATGATCGATCCAACCGACTTTTCGAAATAGTCCTTTTTGGACCCCCCAGCCATCGCAATAATGTTATCTCGATCTGAGATCAGGGCCACGTGATTCGTGCTTTCAAATAACGATTCCGCATATTCCTTGGCAAAATCACCAAGTTCACCGATAGGTGAATACTTCTTAAGAATAACTTCACCATCTCGATCCACGAAAATTTCCAAAGGGTCACCTTCGCGAATGCGTAGTGTGCGTCGTATTTCCTTGGGAATAACAACTCTCCCTAAATCATCTATCCGACGGACAATTCCAGTTGCTTTCATACCTCTAGATGCCTCACTTTCCGCTCAGTAATTAGATACGACAGGAGCATGAAATCTTGTATGCTAGATCGGGATTTGGTGGGAACTCGAATTCTATCCATAGTATTCTTCACTTCCCATTCTTCTATGCAGACGCTTTTACTACGGAATTTACTTTATTTAGCTTTGCATCCTGCTGCGCTTATCATGTCCAAAAATAACAAATAAAAACAGGATGCCCGTTATCGGACATCCTGGTAAGTTCTTACTTTGCAGCTGGACTTGCCGCCGGGCTTGCTGCCGGACTTGCAGCAGGAGCTGGGCTCGCTTCCGGTTTCGGCAGATTATTGGTTTGAATCAAATTCGGGTATTCTTTCTCTGCAAATTCAGATAGAGATTTCTCCGCAAGCTGAGATTTGATTTGTGTTTTGAGCGTATCATCCAGTGGCTTCGTGCTTCTGGACTCCACTTTCATCACGTGGTATCCGAAAGAGGATTCAACAGGATCACTGATTGTGTTCAAAGGAAGCGTACTAGCTGCTTCTTTGAATTCAGGTACCCATTGATTGATATCTGCATCTTTATACGTACCGCCAGCGTCTTTGGAGCCTGGATCGTCGGAGAATTCTTTCGCAAGCGCTGCGAAATCGCCGCCTTTATCCAGTTTACTTTTTACATCCTTGGCTCTGGTTAAAGCTTCTTCTTTGGTGCGCAGATCTGCTTGAGTTGCCGCATCTTTCAATGAAATCAGAATATGGCTAACTGTTGCAATATCAAAGGCATGAGTAGCTGCTTGTTCTTTGTAGGCATCCTGAACAGCTTGATCAGTGATTTTACTCTCCATGCTGCCCATCGTGTAGAAGCTCATTTTCATTAATGACTCGATATCCTTAAGCTCGATACCATTGTCTTTCAACTGCTTGTCCATTCCGCCTTCTTGCTTACCGAAATAATCGGTGATGGCTTTCATTTGCTCCGTCACTTGTTTATCTGCATCAGCTTTCACTTTATCGTCTGCTTTGGCAGATAGAACACGGAAAGTTACCATTTGCTTCAACATATCTTGTTGAAAAGCTGGATCTGTCATGAATTGCGCTAGCTGCGGTGAAAACATTTTGTTCACATTGATGAAAGAGTCAAACTCGCCGCGCGTAATTTTACCGCCTTCTTTATACGTAGCAATTACGTCACTCGGGTTACCAGCTGCTGCTGCAGTAGAGGCCGGTGAAGGTGAAGCTGTTGCTGCACCTTCCTTTTTACTTCCACATGCACTTAGGACTGAAAATGCAAGGAGCAATGCTACCATGCTTAAAATCCATTTTTTCGAAAAACGTCGTTGTACACTAGTATCATTTGGCAACATCTTGTAATTCCCCTTTCGTTTTCAGAACATCCTTATATTGTACCAGAAACTTCTCCACCAATTCGATGGAAGCTTCTGGTTTCATGCCTTTACATCGAATAACGATAAGAAGCTGAGGGTCCGCGTTCAACTTGATTCGACCATCAAAGCCTTTGGACAATGCGATAAGCTTCTGTCCTTCCAGCCTGCCATTCTGGTCAATATGCACTTTGATTAGGTAATCATCCCCTTTTTGGCTGATCGTTTCTATCCGGTACTCCGAACCGTATGCTTTCAAACGAGCCACTGTCAGTAAGTTGAACACGGCCTGCGGCAGATCCCCGAAGCGATCAACAAGCTCATCATGCAGATCCGCGGCTTCTTCCAACGTTCGAATGGCGGCCACTTTTTTGTAAATTTCGATTTTTTGCATGCTGTCGTAGATGTAGTCGGATGGTAAGTACGCATCCAATTGTATATCGATAGAAGTATTCCATTCCGGCTCTGGAATGACTGCTTCCCCATCTATTTCTAGTTTCAGCTTTGCAATTTCTTCCGCTAACATTTGGGAGTATAAATCAAATCCGACAGATGCAATGAAACCATGCTGCTCTGCACCAAGCAAATTACCAGCACCACGAATAGATAAATCCCTCATCGCAATTTTAAAGCCTGATCCAAGTTCTGTAAACTCTTTAATCGCTTGAAGACGTTTCTCCGCCACTTCTGTGAGCACTTTATCACGCTGATACGTGAAATAAGCATACGCTACGCGATTAGAACGTCCCACACGTCCACGCAGCTGATAGAGCTGAGACAGCCCCATTTTATCCGCATCGTGAACAATCAGTGTGTTGACATTCGGAATATCGACACCCGTCTCGATAATACTCGTGCTTACCAGCACATCGTATTCCCCATCGAGGAAATCTAGGATCGTCTTCTCCAGCTCCTGCTCGCCCATTTGTCCATGTGCCACAGTAACGCGGGCATCCGGAATCATCATGGAGATCTGATCAGCAATCTGAGTGATACCTTGTACGCGGTTATATAAATAATACACTTGGCCTTCACGCGCTAATTCCCGCTCAATCGCTTCTCGAACAAGCGTTGGTCCGTACTCGACCACATAGGTCTGTACAGGGAAACGATTTTCCGGCGGAGTCTCGATGACCGATAAATCACGAACACCTAACATGGACATGTGTAAAGTTCTCGGAATCGGTGTTGCCGTCAGTGTGAGCACGTCCACATTCGTCTTGAGCCGTTTCAGCTTCTCTTTGTGGGACACGCCAAAACGCTGCTCCTCATCGACGATTAGCAAACCAAGATCTTTGAACTGCACATCCTGCGACAAAAGCCGGTGAGTACCAATAACGACGTCAACCGTCCCTTTCTTGACGCCTTTCATAACTTCGGTCTGCTCCTTCTTGGAGCGGAAACGACTTAATACTTTGACATTAAAAGGATAGCCCGAGAACCGTTCACGGAACGTTTCGTAATGCTGCTGAGCCAGAATCGTCGTCGGCACCAAAACAGCAACCTGTTTGCCGTCAATCGCTGCCTTGAAGGCCGCACGCACCGCAACTTCCGTCTTCCCATAGCCTACATCGCCGCAAAGCAAACGATCCATCGGACGTGCTTTCTCCATGTCTACCTTGATTTCTTCGATCGCACGAAGCTGATCCCGAGTTTCATCGTAAGGAAACATCGCTTCGAATTCATTTTGATAAGAGCTGTCTTTACTAAATCCGTAGCCGGTTGCAGCTTGGCGTTCTGCATAGAGCTTGATCAACTCATCAGCAATATCCTTAACGGATGCCCGCGCCTTGCTCTTCACTCTAGCCCAGTCAGCGCCTCCGAGCTTATAAACCTTCGGTTCCTTCTCTTCGGAACCTACATATTTCTGGATTAAATCAATCTGGTCAATCGGTACAGACAGCTTATCGCCACCAGCATACATGATGTGGAGGTAATCCTTATGAATACCGCCCACTTCCAAGGTGCCGATCCCAACATACTTCCCGATCCCATGATTCACATGAACAACATAGTCGCCTACCTTAAGCTCTTGATAGCTTTTGATACGCTCAGCGTTCTCCAGCTTCTTCTCGACCTTACGCGCTTTACGCTGTTTCTGTGTGAAGATTTCCCCTTCCGTGATGACAACCAAATGGATCGAAGGCATTTCAAACCCTGTCTGTAGATTTCCATCTACAATTTCGGGCACTTCAATTTGGTAGTCGTGCAGCACACGCCGCACACGTTCAGCACGGTCCTCTCCGTTTGCCAGTAAAATGACATTGCTTCCATTTTTCTTCCAGCGCTCCATCTCCGCTTTAAGGAGATTCATTTGTCCATGGAAGTTTTGCATAACACGGCAAACGAAGTTTACGATATTTTGCGGTTGAATCCCAGCCACTTGGCGCAGGAATAGCGATACATATAATGTCGGGAAAGGCCTGCGATGCAGCAGAGTTTCATACGATTTGGACAGCACAAAAGCCGGCAAGCTCTTCCCCTCTGTCAGTGCATGCATCATCCACTCTGCCTCGTCGCGCTCTAGCTGCTTTGCTGTCTCCAGCAATCGCGCCGGTTCGTCGATGATCAGCACAGTATCCTTAGGCATGTAGTCCATGAGGGTCTGTCTTTCCGTATATAAAAGCGAAATATATTTATAAATACCAGGAAACGTCTGCCCTTCACGCAGCAGTTCAATATCATGTCCGATGCCTTCGAGCAGCTTATCTTTGGCTGATCGGTCCGTCATTTTCTCCAGCTGCGCTTGAAGCAGCTCATAGGCATGCTGCGCAGCTGATTGTAACCGCTTTCTATCCGCTTGAATCTCGCGACAAGGGGGGATCGTTATCGACTCTAGTTTATCAATTGAACGTTGGTCACTTACATCAAAGGTACGAATAGAATCAACTTCGACATCGAACAGCTCAATCCGAATAGCGTTCTCTGACGTTAAAGGAAATAAATCCAGAATTCCGCCGCGTACGCTCATTTCACCTTTGGTCTCAACCCGCTCCACGCGTTCGTAACCCAGACTGGATAAAGCACCTAAGAGCTCATCCAATTGCACGGTATCCCCTACGTTTACCGTAACGCGGGATTCTTCGAATACTTGCTTGAGCGGAAGCAATCGACGCACTCCAGCAAATGGCGCAATAACAACCCCACGGAAACCGCCAGCTAGCTTGGTGAGAACGTCAATACGCTGCGCTAGCATCTCTGGGCTGGAAGCCGCTTCTTCTGTCGTCAGAAGCTCTTGAGATGGGTAGAGCAGCACTTCATTAGGTGATAGACATTCTAGTAAATCCTCCGCTATTTTCTGAGCGGCGAACATATTGTGAGTAACAATGAACAGCGGGCGCGCTAACTCTCGCGCAAGAGTGGCAATCATCACCTGCCTGGAGGAACCGGTAAGTCCGGCAACGAGCTGCTCTTTCATTTCGGACCTGAGGCCTGTCACGATCGTTTGAAAGTCGCTATCCGTAGAAAAAGCTTGAATTAAAGCTTGCAAACAAGTACACTCCCCTCACAAAAAGAAGCCTCGGCACACTTGCCTCGGCTATTAACTCTTTATCTTCATCAATTTTACTGCAACGGACTTGCCAGCAGGGACAATTCTGGGTTTGCTTCTAACGCCTCACGACAGTAGTCACAAACGACCCTTACCGTAACATCTCCATTCGTGTTATACGATATTATATCTCTACGCTCATCGGGGGTCAAGAAATGGAAGCCTAACTGCTGCTCCGTGATCGAATTCTCATTAATTTCCCCAACAAAGGTATGACAATGTCTGCAAATATACTTAATCATATATGTATGCCTCCTTCGACTATTCGATTACATCCTAGTATGACCATTCTCCGGAGAAATTAGCCGAATGTGCCATTGTCATTTTCGAATAGTCAATTTGCATACAATGAGTCTGAAGTGGATGGCTTCACTTATTTATTAAACTTCGCCATCGTCTTTTCGAATGATTCACTCAGACTGAACAGCATGGCTTCGCAGGTGAGGTCCAGTACCTCATCTATCGACTTCATCTCGTCTTTGGAAAAGTTAGATAAGACATAATCAGCGATATTATAGCCAGGCGCAGGCCTGTTCACACCCACTCGAATTCGGTTAAAGCTTTGCGTTCCAGCGTGTTGAATAATGGATTTAATCCCATTGTGACCACCAGGGCTCCCTTGATACCGGAGTCTAATTTGACCGAATGGTGTATCCATATCATCATAAACAATCGTAACGTCTTCCAGTTTTGCTTTATAAAAGTCCAAGAACGCTCGCATGGATTCGCCCGAAAGATTCATATAAGTCATCGGTTTAAGTAAATATACCTTCGTACTATTCACTACCCCTTCACCCAGAAGCCCTTTACCTTTATTTTGAAAAGAAGTAATACCCCATTTGGCAGCAAAACGGTCAATGGCCATGAAACCAACATTGTGTCGATTCATCTCATATTGTTTTCCCGGATTACCCAGTCCAATAAAACATTTCATCTTCTTCTAAATCCTCCTAAAGTTAAACTAAAAAATCCTTTGCGGAACCATCATCTAAAGGTTATTGTTTACCTATATGAAAAACGAACCATCAAATTTAAAGCTGTGGGTGAATCAGTCATATGTATTTAAATGGTCAACAGCTTACAACCGATATTCATTTTCAAGATCATGCTGAATCCTGTATTCCCGTCCAAGTATACTATCAAAATGTACATAAGGATATAGGCTTCATTGAAATCTATACCTTGTATTTTATCAAAGTAAATAATACATTCTACAATCGAAATACTCACGTTTTTCTTTCACGCCCCGGATATTAAGCGCTTACATCGCAGTAATTAAGGATACCCTCTACATATTGTTGAGGGTTCCTTGTCGTTCGTTTGGATCTAAACCGGCTGTCCTTCAGTCGCAGCCTCGTTCGAGGTTTCCGCTTGTCCAACCTTCTCTTCATTATTAGCCGGCTCTTCTTCACCAGTCTCTTTCTGAGGCGAAAGAACGGTGAGAATCAAATCATTAGAGTCAGACTTCACTTCAATCCCGGCAGGTACTGAGAGTTGGTTTACAAGTAAGTTATCACCAAGCCCTACGTTCGAAATGTCCACCTTGATTGAACTTGGTATCTGATTGGGCAGGCACCGAATCTCCAGCTCATGCATTTGTATCTGCACAATGCCGCCTTCTTTGGCCCCTTCTGCTTCACCGATAAATTCCAAGCTGACAATCGTTTTAACAGGCTCATCCATATTAATTTGATGAAAATCGACATGGAGCAGCCGCTCTCGTTTTAGTTTGTCCCGCTGGATCTCGTTGATCATCACTGGTTGCTTGCCACTGCCGTCTGGCATATCCAGATCAATAATAGCATGAGGATTTTGGCGCAGCAGCGCTAGTAATTCTTTCTGATCAACCGTAATGACCGCAGAGCCCACCTTTTGGCCATATACAACGGCAGGTATTCTACCTTGGATACGCAGTTGTTTAATATCTGATTTCGTTGTTTCTTTGCGGGATTCCGCTTTTAATGAAAATGCCATAAGAAAAAGAACCTCCTAAGAGTTTTGCTCAGCACGCTCGATTAATAAGCAATGCCAAGTAGGTAACAGCTAATTCATAGCCTACCCAACCTCAAGAAGTTCCATCCAATTCCATCCTCACAAAGTGAGATTTACCGTTTCTAGTCCGTGAATTTACTCTTTGTTCTGTTTATTTTCCTTCTTCGCTTTTGCTCGCGATCTAATTTTATCCGCATAGCCAGGCTTGTTGGATTGTCTCTCACGGGCAATAGCTAGATCCCCATCATCAACGGAATGTGTAATCGTAGAACCTGCAACAACATAAGCGCCCTTGCCAATTTTCACAGGAGCAATCAAATTCACATTACTGCCCACAAAAGCATCATCGCCAATTTCCGTTAAACTCTTATTGAATCCGTCATAGTTCACGGTTATGGCGCCGCAGCCGATGTTTACATTCGTTCCAACGACCGCATCCCCTACATAGCTTAAATGAGAAACTTTCGACCCCTCACCAAGCGTCGCGTTCTTAATCTCAACAAAGTCGCCAATTTTCACTTGCTTCCCAATATTAGCGCCAGGTCTCAAATAAGCAAACGGCCCCACACTAGCCTCATTATCCACATAGGCATCCTGAAGGACGGATTGTTTAATCGTAACCTCATCCCTAATCGTCGAGTCGATAATTTCCGTTTGCGGTCCAATGGTGCATTGTTCCCCAATAACGGTGCGCCCCCGCAAAATAGTACCCGGCAGCAGTACGGTATCCATACCGATGGTAACATCTTTTTCAATATACGTATTAGACGGATCTATAATCGTAACCCCGTTCAGCATGTGCCCACGGTTAATACGCGCTTTAAACAATCGCTCTGCTTCAGCCAGTGCCACGCGATCGTTCACACCGATCGACTCTGCGCTGTCCTCCATGCAGTAGCCTTGAACAACTTCTCCACCACTTGTCATAATCCCAATGACATCCGTCAAATAGTATTCATTTTGCGTATTATTGTTCGTAACCGATGCTAGGGCCTTGAATAGTTTTTGATTATCGAAAATATAAGTGCCTGTGTTGATCTCTTGAACAGCTGCCTCTTCACTGCTGCAGTCCTTCTGCTCAACAATCCTTGCTACTCGGCCGTCTTCACCGCGAATAATACGTCCATATCCATGCGGTTCATCGAGTTTGGCTGTCAGAATTGTCGCAGACGCTCCAGACCGTTCATGCAGCTCAATGGTGCTCATCAAGGTGGCTTCCGAAATCAGCGGTGTATCGCCGCAAATGACAACGGTCATCCCTTCCTCTTCGCCAAGAGCATCCTTCGCTTGAAGAACTGCATGCCCTGTTCCCAACTGTTGTTCCTGTAAAGCGTACTCCACTCGATCTCCCAGATGTCCCTTTACGGCTTCCGCCCCGAATCCAACAATGACGAGTGTCTTTGTTACTTCTATATGCTGCAGCGTGTCTACAACGTGTTCCACCATTGGCTTACCTACAACCGGATGAAGCACCTTGTACAGCTTCGATTTCATGCGTTTTCCTTGTCCTGCGGCTAGTACAATCCCCATGAGTTTCAACTAACATCCAACCCCTTTAATATAAATAGTTACACACTACTATATGTATAATCGATGAGTTCTTCAACCAAATATAGCATCAATACCACCCAAAAGAAAAGAGAGCCCAAGGGCTCTCTCAATAATCTGAATTATGCGCCTTCTTCAATTACCTCTTCTTCTACAGCCGCGCGATCATATTCAGCCAATACCGCCGCTTGAATTTTCTCACGTGTTGTGGAAGAAATCGGATGAGCGATATCACGGAATTCACCATCCGGTGTTCGTTTGCTTGGCATAGCCACGAACATCCCATTATTACCGTCGATGACACGTATGTCATGAACGACGAACTCGTTGTCAATGGTAATGGAAGCAATCGCCTTCATCCTCCCCTCGGAGTTGACCCGGCGGAGTCTTACATCTGTAATTTGCACTTGTGTTCACCACCTTTTTCCATCTCTGAGACTTGGGTGTAATATTCCACATCGTCGTGCAAATTCCTTCTTCTTTTTTTGAAATTTTCGATAATTTTATACAATCTTAATGTTACTGTTAAATTTCGACAGAAATCACAGCAATTAACTCAATTTCGACAAAAACATCACGTGGTAATCTGGCCACTTCGACAGTGGATCTAGCCGGTTTATGATCTCCGAAGTACGATCCATAAATTTCATTCAGCTCTGCAAACTGATTCATATCCTTCAAAAAAACCGTTGCTTTCACAACTTGATCAAACGATGAACCTGCTGCTTCAAGCACACCCTTCAAATTCGCGAACACTTGATGGGTTTGTTCCTTGATTCCACCCTCTACAATCTGTCCATCCTGGCCAAGTGGAATTTGTCCAGAAGTAAAGAGAAGGTTACCTAGCTTTACCGCTTGCGAGTAAGGTCCGATAGCAGCTGGTGCTGCTGTTGTTGAAATAAGTTCCATCGTTTTACGATTCTCCTTTTTTACTGTCAAAATAGTTCCCAGGCTCTACGGTGATTTGTTTCGTCTTGGAATCTACGCCGTATAAACGAGCAAGCGATACGTAGTGATCAACCAAATGCTCTTCAACCTCACAAGACTCCATGAATACACCAACCCCTTGAACTGAGGCTTTGAATTCCGCTAACAAATCCATCATGCCGTGGATGGTACCGCCAACATGCATGAAATCATCAATGATAAGCACCTTTGACTCTTCTTTCAAAGCACGCCTTGCGAGTGACATCGTCTGGATCCGCTTATTGGAACCTGAAACATAGTTGATGCTAACCGCTGAACCTTCCGTCACTCGACTGTCCCTGCGGACAATCACAACAGGCAGATTCATATAAGTTGCCGTTGCATAAGCGAGTGGAATGCCTTTCGTTTCTACCGTCATAATCACATCAATATCACGACCGGCGAAAGCGGATGCAAACGTCTTGCCAATTTCATTCAAATATTGGGGCTGCCCCATAATATCTGACATATACAAATAACCGCCTGGAAGAATCCGTTCTGGCTGCTGCAGTTGTAAACAAAGGTTCTGTATAAATTTCAGTGATACTTCCTTAGGCACCTTTGGTGAAAATTTCACACCTCCGGCAGCCCCCGCAAGCGTATTCAGCTCGCCTAGTCCTTCTTCTTCAAATACTTCCTTGATGATCGCTAAATCTTCACTAATGGAGGATTTAGCAGAGTTGTAACGCTCGGCAAAAGTCGTTAAAGGGATTAACGAATGGGGGCGGAATAACAAATATTGCGTCATTTCCACCAGCCTAGCGCTCCTTTTCAACTTTTTCATCGCACTACCCCCAAAAATCCGAATATTATAATGAAAATATACCATTTTTATACGTA is drawn from Paenibacillus sp. V4I7 and contains these coding sequences:
- a CDS encoding RidA family protein, which produces MELISTTAAPAAIGPYSQAVKLGNLLFTSGQIPLGQDGQIVEGGIKEQTHQVFANLKGVLEAAGSSFDQVVKATVFLKDMNQFAELNEIYGSYFGDHKPARSTVEVARLPRDVFVEIELIAVISVEI
- the glmU gene encoding bifunctional UDP-N-acetylglucosamine diphosphorylase/glucosamine-1-phosphate N-acetyltransferase GlmU; translation: MKLMGIVLAAGQGKRMKSKLYKVLHPVVGKPMVEHVVDTLQHIEVTKTLVIVGFGAEAVKGHLGDRVEYALQEQQLGTGHAVLQAKDALGEEEGMTVVICGDTPLISEATLMSTIELHERSGASATILTAKLDEPHGYGRIIRGEDGRVARIVEQKDCSSEEAAVQEINTGTYIFDNQKLFKALASVTNNNTQNEYYLTDVIGIMTSGGEVVQGYCMEDSAESIGVNDRVALAEAERLFKARINRGHMLNGVTIIDPSNTYIEKDVTIGMDTVLLPGTILRGRTVIGEQCTIGPQTEIIDSTIRDEVTIKQSVLQDAYVDNEASVGPFAYLRPGANIGKQVKIGDFVEIKNATLGEGSKVSHLSYVGDAVVGTNVNIGCGAITVNYDGFNKSLTEIGDDAFVGSNVNLIAPVKIGKGAYVVAGSTITHSVDDGDLAIARERQSNKPGYADKIRSRAKAKKENKQNKE
- the spoVG gene encoding septation regulator SpoVG produces the protein MQITDVRLRRVNSEGRMKAIASITIDNEFVVHDIRVIDGNNGMFVAMPSKRTPDGEFRDIAHPISSTTREKIQAAVLAEYDRAAVEEEVIEEGA
- the purR gene encoding pur operon repressor; its protein translation is MKKLKRSARLVEMTQYLLFRPHSLIPLTTFAERYNSAKSSISEDLAIIKEVFEEEGLGELNTLAGAAGGVKFSPKVPKEVSLKFIQNLCLQLQQPERILPGGYLYMSDIMGQPQYLNEIGKTFASAFAGRDIDVIMTVETKGIPLAYATATYMNLPVVIVRRDSRVTEGSAVSINYVSGSNKRIQTMSLARRALKEESKVLIIDDFMHVGGTIHGMMDLLAEFKASVQGVGVFMESCEVEEHLVDHYVSLARLYGVDSKTKQITVEPGNYFDSKKGES